In Zingiber officinale cultivar Zhangliang chromosome 3A, Zo_v1.1, whole genome shotgun sequence, the DNA window GCATATATCTGCATCTAATATTAATGAGTTTTGATCATCAATGCCTTTATCTAATATTCATTGTTATATGGGTAGCTAGAAATTTCAAGTGTCAGTTCATTAGAATCAGTCTGTGACTCTGTTGTGAATCTTGGAGGAGCTCTAAAATAAACTTGATGTGCTTATTATGATAGTGCACGAACTACATATTACATTCAATAAATCAATAGTGCATAATTTGTGAGATAGATTGAATCTTGGATTGTATGTTGATACATTTCCAACCTAATGAATGTATTGATCAGCCTTGTGACTGGTTCTCTTATGAGAAGAGAGAGTTTCTTTTTGGTCTTTCTAAGAGTTCTTATTGCTCTTGCATGGAAATTGTTAACTGATGCATTTCACTTTTGTATGTATTACATTGTTTATAAGTTTAAGACGTTCTTGCAATGCAGCAAATGAGAGCACAAGAAAACGCCTTACTTTCTATACGATCATGGAATACATAGTGTTGGCTCTCGCGAGTGGGCTTCAGGTTCTTTATATTCGACGCCTTTTCAACAAATCAGTGGCGTATAACAGGGTTTAGACTTCAAATGAGGACGAAATCATGTATTATTCTTTAGTGTCTTTTATTTGCCACTTTAACTGGTAGCTGTTTATTTTTGTTGCATGGGTTTCCTTTACCAAAGATTTTGATACTGATGGTCGTCTTTATTTATAATTCGATTGTACACGGATAATTTATGGGAGAGTAAACTTTGTTCGTTCAAATGAGTAGATATTCTAATTGTTTCAAACTAAGCACAACTTTTTTTTATGGTatgtttgattttaaaaatagtttctttTCCTTGTAAATTTCTCTAACTCGCACAGTTGAGAgcactcatatatatatatatatatatatatatatatatatatatatatatatatatatatatattttgatacaCTAACACTCGTCATGCGCATGGACGATTTAGTAAGTCGGGGTGTCCAAAAGTGAATCAGACGCTTGAAGTGAACCAGGTCGGAGTGCATGATTCACTTTTGGTCGTTCTGATTCACTTAGTCTCGCGCGGGTAGTGCACGgcgggtatatatatatatatatatattcttgttACAGTATGCTATCCAGTAAAATAGCATAATAAATTAAGCAACAAGGGCACAGGGTCATCATCCATCAAGTATTAACTGCCATATCATGACTTTAGTTCAATTGGGTGTACAGGGAAGAGAAGATTAGCTCAAATCCAAAAAATTGGATAATTTAACTAGCTGGATAGATGCAAATGATTTTAATCTTACTTTTGCATCATCTGACATTGACAAAGAAATACACCGTGAGATAATTCAATAGAAGGTTATGGAAGTCCCATGGAGCGTCGGATGGCAGATTTTCTATAAAAAGTAGGAATTAATTTTCAGCAGGCGTGTATACTCGAAGAAAAGCTTTTTTTTCTATCCTTAATCATTTAGCGGTTGTGGGATAGGACTGTAAGGGGTGTCTGATATGAATGTAATTATCATTCGCTATAATATAAGGTTGTGGAAGCCTCTGGCAATGGTACAATGATAGATGTTTTTTCAATTTCTCAAGCATTTAAAGATTAAGtcctaattttgaaaaattaatggatgaattttTTTTAGACGGTTGATCTAAGCATACTAGGCTGATGAGTCATCAGTTATGAACACTTTTCAATTTATCTTGATAGttaatgaaaaattttcatagacTAGATTGATGATCCGAGGATTAATCGATATAAATTGAATATCtaatatgaaataaaaaaaataaaagattatgAAATCTTGGGTATGGTGGCAATTTCTAAAACACTTATTTatcattcaaattttaattacgaTGCAATATTTTAATCTAATAAAATAATTGATCGCTGAGTAAGGAGCCATTCACACTTTTAAATTTGTCTAGTAGTCGGTCCTCGCCATTCGCGCGAGTTGTATTGCGTCTCTCTCCGGGATGGATTAGATTGGACTACTTGGATCGAATGtccacaattaaaaaaaaaaaaaaaggaattatgGAAATTTCATCTGGGGGAAATTCTAAGTACACGACGATCTCATCGATGGGAGCGCAGAAGATAGAGAAAAAAGCACAACCACTCAATGCATACCGAGTACCAACAGTGAAGAGGAAGGTGGAGCGACTGAGCAACTTCTACCTTCTTTCGTTCGTCCCTGTCCGTGAGCAAACTCCTTCATCGAAAGGGTTGAGAAAAAGGATTTGTGCCAACCCGACTATACCCGAGAAGAGCGAAGGGATCACACCTGGGGCATGATCACCATGGAAGGGCTTTTTTGGATTTCTTATGAAATCTCAAGACAACGAACAAGAAGCTAAATTCTAGCACGggccataattttttttataagaagTAAATATGAATTGAAGCTTGTATAGTTGACAATTAGTTTGCTATTGTAAACAGAAAAATGCCAAAGTTTTTTACTCCCAAATTAGTTTCCTGTTGCAAACAGATCGATCCCAATTATAATGAGCATCTTCAATTTGGCTTTAACGTACTTTGTCAAAAATTATCCCTGGTAGCTAAACAGAGTTGTTCATCAAATCACACCAATTTCCAACAGAAGAACGACAGTTTTTAAGGTAACTCACACAAGACAACAACTCAATGAACTCATCATCAGTGACCTAATATCCATAATTCCCACTGTAGGTTGAACCATATCCTCCAGCGTGAGCTGCATGGCCTGAGTTAGGAGGTGAACTGTACGGCGGGGCATGGGTTGGGTAAGAATTATACCCATGGTCCATTGAACCCATTGAATTCTGAGCAGCGGCTGGAGCAGCGGCCATAAAATTCTGCAAAAGCAACAATTATGGTCAGCGAGGGAATCCTTGTAAGTAAAAACACTAACTTGCATGTTCTATAGGTATAAAATTGACTTATTTGTGAATGTCAAATGGCTGAGTACCTAACCTACTCAGTTTGAAATAGATGAGAAACTCATGCATCATAATCTTATTCCTAAAACTGATTTTCTCATGTCTCGGTTTTCTTTCTTGCATACCTTTGGAAATATAAATATAGCACCAAACTACAAATATATATTACTCATGGTATAACAGTAGAGGGACCGTGCCTGTATGAGTTGCTGAGCAGTTTGAACTTGTGCAGCACTGCCACCAATCTCAACAGTCATCTCTCCGGGGATCCCACGTGCTTCTTGTATGGTTATTGTTGCGCCACTAGCACGACGGATGTAGCTAATATTTGCACCAGCTTCTCCGATTACAGCATCAGCATAAGAAAGTGGAATCTGCATTTGCTGTGTAACCTGTTGAAGCCATCAGAATGCCAAAATGAAACAAACGTCCCTGGCATCTGAAGAAAATACAATTTCAGAGGCATGGGTTGGGATTAACTACCTGAGATATCATTGTCGGTGGCTGTTGATTTGGTCCAGAGTGGACACCTGTAGAGGGTGCATTTTGTCCATACATTGATATGCCTCGATGAGGTTGCTTCTCTACTGGGGGAAGGTCTGCAGGATAAAAGTTATCATGACGACGTGGCGGAATAAACTGAGCGTTTCCGCCATAACCTGGGCCACCGACACTAGGGGGAAGGCCATGGGGATGGCCCCAATGTTGAAGGGGAGGCATATTTTGCTCCATATGCATATTTGGTAATGACTAgacaaaatatattttataaattgtTAAGACTCCAACAAGAAGTTGTGAACCATCATTTATCAAATAACAGATTTTCAGTGGTGCCATAATTCAGAGAAGCTTACATGCTTTTCAAACAAGGGAAGGACACTCCGATCAACAAGAAATTTCCTTAAATGATTTGCAATCAATTCCACTGCTTTATGCATTTCACTGGGCTCTCCTTGTATCTCAACAACTCTATCATCTGGAAGAGCAACTAGAGGTAGACTTTCTGCACAGATTCATGCAAGTTAAACAAATAGAAGTGGTTTTCAGAAAAGTTCAACATAGAACACCTTGAACAAAAAAAATCATGACATAGATAACAACAATAATCATGGCACATATATGATTGATGGTGAACTCAGACTCACCTGAAAGATGCTTGCTGAACAATGATTtattgtttttgttttatttataaaatataggAATATTTGTTCAATAGGATGATGCACTGAGAATATATATGTAAACACTTGTATAACATACACATATATCAGTTTCatttatattataaaaattttgaaatcataATTGTATGTCTTGCAGAAATCATAAATCAAATTTGATAAGGTGAAATTATATCTTTTTGAATCAATTAACTTGCCAAGTTGTCTGAAGGTAAGTACCCTTACAAAAAAAGGTCGTATTCTTTGTTAGGCTAATCATAATATATTCTAATACAACAGTAAGcttgaaattaatttgatcctaATCATGTCCAAACCATATAAGTGAATTCTAATCCCGTAGAGTTAAATCACATTCAGCTAGAGAACCCTAATTAAAAAGTTTTAGAAGCCGTAAGTATTCCGATCATGTAAAATTAACTAAACTCACATGGAAAACCCTCATTGAACAATTTTTAGAGATCATAATTGATTAGAGCATAGTAGATCATATGACACAGGAACATAATAGTTAAAAATCAGTACCAAGCTCTATCTACTAGCATGTACACACAGATTCAAAGGCATCTGGTTGTATCTGAATCATACTCTTAGAAACGGCTTCCATGAAACTTATGTATCTTAAATCTATGCCAATTGATGTAAGGTTGTTCCATCCATTACATAAGCCCATAAGGGTATCAAACTATCAATCACATATTTGGAGAAGCTGGAAAGGTTAACACAAGTTACAAAGGAATCAACACAAGTTGCAGTAATTATCTGGAAAGACTAATGTACTGAGAAATAAATGTGTATAAAGAAAATCTGGTTATATATGTAAAAAAGAGTGGTGAAACAGGATGCACTATGTAAAGTTGCAACGCATTGCAGTGTACAActacatgaaaaaaaaaacatttagagATAAAAGATCGTGTCATGTACATAGTAACAAACTTTGTCACTAACAATAATAACTTATCCACTATATGCAAGATAATGGCAATGAATCTAGAAATTTTCAAAGGATAGGTGATATAAACAAAATGAAGAATTGTCAGTCAACATACCAACAACCCGGACAATTGAACCTGAAGCTTCTTGAATGGATTTTATTGTTGCTCCTTGTTTCCCAATGAGACTCCCTGCTTGTGTAGCTGCCACAAGCAATCTTGTGGGAAATGTGCTTCCAGCAGCAGAAGATAGAGGAATACCAGATTCCCCATCTAAACCATCAATTATTCGCTTATGGACTCTAAGCAAACCATCCATAGCAGGAGAAATAGAAGCATCTGGTTCCTCTTTTGCTGAAACTATTACCTTCATAAATTTCACGAAACAAGAAAGATTATATTGAGAAGTACAATGAGATTGTGTTTCTTGAATAGctccaaggagaagaaaaactcctcatcttttttttttttttgagaagtcACAAAGGCTAAGCCTTTATCTTTGTATAAGAAAACCGCAAATCCTGTTGCATGATTAATCTACCTTGAATTACTAGTAGGAAAAAGTAGCAGAAGTACAATCCAAAATCAGCATAAGATTGGTGATTTATGGTCATAATCCGCATAAGAAAAATAAGGTTAAAGAATTCAACATCAATCATTTAAATAGTTACAATGTTTTATAACATGGATGGGAACTTTAAGTGACCCATAGACACAAATATTTAGTTTTACTGCATTCTATACATTAAGAGTTACAATCTTATCATCTTAATACTCTTTCAGAAAAAGGTGCAATCAACATAAATCAATATCGTTGTTTGCATTAAGTGTCAGGTGAAaaaactgattttttttaaattaaaaattgacatATTAATTCCATAATAATGTTAGAAACTGTGACATGTCCATATTTTGGTTAAAGTAATTCTGGAATATCATG includes these proteins:
- the LOC122051734 gene encoding flowering locus K homology domain-like is translated as MDGLVENTMEEEISGEAGNMYEMNQEQDGQIEAESAEKRWPGWPGESVFRMLIPAHKAGGLIGRKGEFIKKMCEESKSRIKILDGPPGVPERAVIVSAKEEPDASISPAMDGLLRVHKRIIDGLDGESGIPLSSAAGSTFPTRLLVAATQAGSLIGKQGATIKSIQEASGSIVRVVESLPLVALPDDRVVEIQGEPSEMHKAVELIANHLRKFLVDRSVLPLFEKHSLPNMHMEQNMPPLQHWGHPHGLPPSVGGPGYGGNAQFIPPRRHDNFYPADLPPVEKQPHRGISMYGQNAPSTGVHSGPNQQPPTMISQVTQQMQIPLSYADAVIGEAGANISYIRRASGATITIQEARGIPGEMTVEIGGSAAQVQTAQQLIQNFMAAAPAAAQNSMGSMDHGYNSYPTHAPPYSSPPNSGHAAHAGGYGSTYSGNYGY